The Glycine soja cultivar W05 chromosome 15, ASM419377v2, whole genome shotgun sequence region AATGTAGAATTCTCTTGAATCCCTAAAGATGCTTCTCCACTCTTGAATATATTAagcatatgttttatttattggttTGATGTTTGAACTTCATCTTATTACATGGCAGATGATCATGTAAATTGTGCTCCAGTGTTGAAGTCGATCGTAATGCGTGGACGTGAAATTACTTATAAAGccatggaaaaaaataaaaaattgcaacaaGAGATAGATACAATGAATGATGAACTCGATCGCTGGTGTCAACAACTGATTGAACAAGAAAAGTCAACTAtacaacaaaggagaaaatttgaggaagaaaagaaaagcgtaaatctttttaattaacttatctTGAATTTGAATgacataaaatttgttaatgataatatcaatattaataCGAACTATTTAACTTATAATGTCAAGCAAATGGAATCACTAATTTTAGCAACAGAGAAGCTGATAAAGGCCAGAAGTGATGTTCTCAGTTTACTTGAAAAGCATCAGGTGTGTTAAGTGTTGTTTGTTTCTTCATTCATAAGTgagtttatttttggtttcatgtTGCCCAATTTCATGGCTTATTAATCACTGGATCTTGCAAAATAATTTTGCAGATGGAGAAAAAAGCTGTCAGTGATGCACTGTTGAAGCTTGAAAAAGAGATGGGAAATGAACAAAAGTTGAATTTAGAAATTGCTGAACTAGAGGAACAACTCAAGGTTTTCAAGTGTGTGAACTTGGAGGAAGCTGATCATGAgaataaaagaaagatagaaaTAGAAGAGATAGAAGAAAAATTGGAGGACATGATTTTTGATATGTCCGTAAAAGATGATGAAAATCAAGCTTTGAAGAAGAAGGTACAAGAAGCTAAAATCGAGCTAGAAGATGCTAGGCAACAAATTATTAAGGTAAATGTTCTGTTCTGAGAAAATCCTTATTCTAATCCTTATACTAAGGAGACACTTtagttcataattttattaaaccttttactttaatttttcaacttcacaaaaagtaattcattttttacttttactttgtATCATAAAGGTTATTTAagtgaataatattttacaaaGTAAAAAAGATTTTGTAAAGTTAGAAGTTAAAAAGGATTATCCAATTTTTAGTGTTAAAATGGAGAGTTTACACATTTCACTAATGGCACTGCAGTAAACATTATCTTAATGTTTTGTGAACATTTTTTACCATAGCTATTGGCTGTTGGTACTGTTTTATCACAATTAATGTTTTCCATGCAAAAGCTAATTGAATGCATTTGCTTGACAATTCAGGAATTACCACAGTTCTTGAAAGGGGTTACTaagattcaaataaaaaaaattggggaGGTCAGTGCTAGGTCATTTAAAAAAGTGTGCATGAATAggtataaaaataacaaaaaagcaTCAACGGGGTCTGTCAAACTGTGCGCAAAGTGGCAAAAAGAAATTCTGGATTCAACATGGCACCCTTTTAAGATTGTTGATGTCGAAGGGAAGGAAATACAGGTATATGATACATCTTGGTTCCTTCTATGTTTTCTTCATGTTTTGGTTTAACATAGCTGTGAATTAGTAGAAGAGAAGGCTCGTTCAAATGTAATAATGTTACTTTATTATAGATCCCATAAACACATGTTCATGTAAGAAAATTTTATGTATATCTCCAATTTAGAGTTTGTTACAACCAAACTGGCATAATCTGTAAAACATGGCATGTTATCAGCAGGGTAGGGGATTCAATTATGTGTCACAAATGTACACTAGCA contains the following coding sequences:
- the LOC114387183 gene encoding factor of DNA methylation 5-like — its product is MGNEQKLNLEIAELEEQLKVFKCVNLEEADHENKRKIEIEEIEEKLEDMIFDMSVKDDENQALKKKVQEAKIELEDARQQIIKELPQFLKGVTKIQIKKIGEVSARSFKKVCMNRYKNNKKASTGSVKLCAKWQKEILDSTWHPFKIVDVEGKEIQVYDTSWFLLCFLHVLV